In the Magnolia sinica isolate HGM2019 chromosome 15, MsV1, whole genome shotgun sequence genome, one interval contains:
- the LOC131227708 gene encoding protein DETOXIFICATION 21-like: MGEELGEKLLVKKGEEGEERLGRRIWVESKKLWIVAGPAIFTRFTMFGVAVISQAFIGHIGSTELAGFALVTTVLFRFCNGIQLGMASALETLCGQAYGAKQYHMLGTYLQRSWIVLFSVTIILLPLFIFTAPILRLLGQADEIAAMAGTISLMFIPVMFTFIFSFTLQMYLQAQSKNIIIAYLAVIQLAIHIFLSWLMVVKFKWGVLGIMVSIFLTDCIPIVGQVGYICCGGCPDTWQGLSMQAFKDLWPIIKLSLSSGAMLCLELWYNTILVLLTGHMKNAEIAIDALSICLNINGWEMMIALGFLAAASVRVSNELGRANAKAAKFSVVITVATSLVIGLAIFIAFMLLRGKISYMFTNSTEVSKAVGDLSPLLSLSILLNSVQPVLSGVAVGAGWQSVVAYVNLACYYLIGIPIGVVLGYVIGFQVKGIWIGMLLGTVAQTLVLSYLTWRTNWDDQVAMAATRLNKWSIPSSEETNSSPSTT; this comes from the exons ATGGGGGAAGAGCTAGGCGAGAAGCTTCTTgtgaagaaaggagaagaaggcgAGGAGAGGCTAGGACGGAGGATATGGGTCGAGTCGAAGAAGCTCTGGATCGTAGCGGGTCCCGCGATTTTCACGAGATTTACGATGTTCGGCGTAGCGGTTATCAGCCAGGCGTTTATCGGGCATATCGGCTCGACGGAGCTCGCGGGCTTCGCACTCGTTACCACCGTCCTTTTCAGGTTCTGTAACGGAATCCAG CTGGGCATGGCGAGCGCCCTTGAAACGCTCTGCGGCCAGGCGTACGGTGCCAAACAATACCACATGCTTGGCACTTACCTCCAACGGTCATGGATCGTCCTCTTCTCGGTCACCATCATCCTCCTCCCGCTCTTCATCTTCACGGCCCCGATCCTACGGCTGCTAGGCCAGGCCGACGAGATCGCAGCCATGGCAGGGACCATCTCCCTCATGTTCATCCCTGTCATGTTCACCTTCATCTTCTCATTCACGCTCCAGATGTACCTCCAAGCCCAGAGCAAGAACATCATCATCGCTTATCTCGCCGTCATCCAGCTGGCTATCCACATCTTCCTGTCGTGGCTCATGGTGGTCAAGTTCAAGTGGGGCGTCTTGGGCATCATGGTCTCGATCTTCCTTACGGATTGCATACCGATCGTTGGTCAGGTGGGGTACATCTGCTGTGGTGGGTGTCCGGACACGTGGCAAGGCCTCTCCATGCAAGCCTTCAAGGATCTATGGCCTATTATCAAGCTCTCTCTGTCCTCTGGTGCAATGCTCTG CCTGGAGCTATGGTACAACACTATATTGGTTCTACTAACAGGACACATGAAAAATGCTGAAATTGCTATAGATGCTCTCTCAATCTG CCTCAACATCAATGGGTGGGAAATGATGATAGCACTTGGTTTCTTGGCTGCAGCAAG CGTGCGGGTGTCGAATGAGCTCGGAAGAGCCAATGCGAAAGCTGCAAAATTTTCAGTTGTTATCACGGTGGCTACTTCGCTTGTCATTGGATTGGCTATCTTTATAGCGTTCATGCTCCTTCGTGGAAAAATCTCTTACATGTTTACAAACAGCACAGAGGTTTCGAAAGCAGTTGGAGATCTTTCTCCTCTGTTATCCTTGTCCATTCTTCTCAACAGCGTTCAACCTGTCCTCTCAG GGGTTGCCGTTGGTGCGGGTTGGCAGAGTGTGGTCGCTTACGTGAACCTCGCATGCTATTATTTGATTGGGATACCTATTGGAGTCGTGCTCGGTTATGTGATCGGTTTTCAAGTTAAA GGAATTTGGATTGGAATGTTGCTTGGCACGGTTGCTCAGACTCTTGTACTGTCTTATCTTACATGGAGAACTAACTGGGACGATCAG GTAGCTATGGCTGCCACACGTTTAAACAAGTGGTCCATACCTTCATCCGAGGAAACAAACAGCAGCCCATCAACCACCTAA